Part of the Nothobranchius furzeri strain GRZ-AD chromosome 2, NfurGRZ-RIMD1, whole genome shotgun sequence genome, TTACTTGAAgtttgagttttactttgaaggTCAGAGAAGCTTTACTGTGAAAGTGACAGGAAGAAAAACTGAAATGATTTAGATGGAAATAGAATGAACCCGTTAACCCGGTTCGGGTTGGGTCAGAACTTCTGGTGTTCTGAATTTGGAAGTGGAACTTCCTGTACCGCCCTCTCAGAGTCGGACCCGCGACCAGTTCCTGGTTCTGATAAGGCAGAAACACAGAAGTGGGTTTGGATCAGAACCCGACTGAACGTTTGGGCGGCAGGACGAGTTTTACTCAAACGCTTTTAGGAGCTAaaaatgttctgatgggaatatttgagTCTCTTACTTTGAAGGACTGCAGGAAGTTAACATTTAAGAAAAAGCCCAAATTGTGATTCTATTTGACTCATACAGAACCTCCAAAGTAGAAccagaacagttggaaccgggtcACTCCTGAACACGCTGCCACTTACAGAGGAGATGCAGCaaggcccaaggacacaaaggcagaatgagctgggatcaaaccggcAACCCTCTGGTCACCGACCCATTAATAACATCAGCTAATCTGATCCTGGTGGCGAGGGACTCCAGGGATCGGTTAAACGATCACCAGGCCAAAGCGAAAACAGGAAGTTGCTTCAGAGGAGGCGTGCCCCTCGGCGGCGAGTCTGATGGGCAGAATAAACCAAACCGCTGTTCTAGTGTTTTGTTTTCAGGGTGGGGGGGGGCGGTCCGTCCTCCCACCACGCATCAGTAGAAAACCGGAGGACAGCTACAGTAAAGGCACCGATTACACAGGAGGAGAAACCGGCGATGCGTTCGATCCTCCGGGTCTTTAGTATTCTGAACAAGTCACATCGGAGTTGAAGTCACCAATGCAACAGGAAGTTTATGTTCCCAATCCCCAAACCTCATCGGGCTGCAGCTGCTGGACACGCCAAACGGAGGAAATGTGCTAATGTTCCGCAGGAATCACATGGAACTCGTTTGGGACACGTTTCCTGTCTGATTGGTTCTGCAAACAAACGTATTCATCAGAGTTGAGTTACGCGTCTTAAACGTTCCTGATGTGTTGGCGATTTCACAGATTCCCAGTTAAGTTGTCGATCCCTCCAAAGGTCTCCCCACGCTTATCATTCGCTCCCTGAGAGAAGATCCAGGAGGGAAACAGAATTCCCACGAGGCCCTGAGACTTACAGGAGGAAACTGGGAACACTTGTAAATTCTAGAAACTCCCTTTGGAAATCCGTTCGGCCCAGCGAGATCCCGGCATCGGAGCttatacataaataaatatagtTAACTCTTGAGATCCCCAACACAGCCCAACTGTGGTTTACTGGTCGATGGGACGCATTCACGGATTCTTTCTGCTGGTTTAACGGGAACGACTTTTCCTAGATTGTTTTTATTGAGGATAACTTGAAACATAAATTTTGCCATTTGCCGTAAATGCATGCAAACTCCCTACAACCCGAGTTTCAGCACCATGGGAAGTCCCTTTAACCGCCAACGAAGCGCTTTGCCCTGAGGCTCCGCCCACCATTACCACAGCCACCAGCGAGCGCCTGCTTATGCATATGTTTAAAAGTGCAGAGAAGTCGTCTTTTTGGTGTTCAAGTGCACGATTTGTTCTCACATTTATGGCTTTTAAGTAACAAACTCGGAACGCCGAGGAATTCCGGCTGCTCTATAGTCTCTTGGTGTGCTTGGAGTTGTAGTGGCTCCTCATGTCTTTGCGGAGCCGGAACTTCTCGCCACAGACGCCACAGATGTACAGGTGGACATCCATGTGCTTCTCCAGCTGTTCCCCACCAGGGAAAATCTGGAAGCACACCTGGCAGATGGTTTCCCCGGCCGACAGGTGGGAGATCATGTGTCGGACGTGGTCATGCTTTAGGAAAGTTCCTTGGTCGCAGACCGGACACACGTAGCGCGCCATGCCTTTGTGCATGTCGGTGTGCAGCCGGAGCTGGCGTTCCCGTAGGAACTGCTTCCCGCAGGTCTGACAGGTGAACTGCTTCTCCTTGGTGTGGACGGTGTAGTGCTCCCGCAGGTGGCAGCGCTGGTAGAAGCCTTTCCCACAGATGCTGCAGAAGTGTTTTCTTCTGTGATCCGGTTCACCGCCCTCGGTCAGCATCACGGGCCGGAACAGTTCCTGGTCGTGGCAGGACAAGGCGTGCTCCAGAGCCAGGCTCTCATTCTGGAACAGCAGACCACAGTGGGGGCAGGAGAGGTCTGACGCCTCCAGCAGCCCCTCCTCCATCCCCTGAGCCTCCCCCAGCAGCGAGGCCTCGTCCTCGCCATGGGAGTCCGACTCACCGCCGTGGGACTCGCCGCAGCGTTCCGCGTGCTCCTGCAGCTGCCTGCCTTTGATCAGAACCTGGCCACACCTCCCACAAGCACATATGTGTCCCATGTGGTTGGACAGGTAGTGGGTGGACTTGTCCTGCTCAGATAAAAGAgctccacagagttcacaggggGTGCAGTCAGCATCCTGCTTCTCGTCTTTGACCTTACGGAGCTTCGCCGGGATTCCTGAATCGCTGCTGCTCGACAGGTGGCCTTCAACTGGCTCGCTGCTGCTCTCCAAACCCGACACTCCGGGTTCCGAATCGCGACTCACTCCCATCTGTTCTCTCAGTACATCTTTATGACCGGTGCCACAGTCTCTGGTCACGTGATCGCCGATCCGAACCATCTCGATCTCAGGGAACACGCTTACCTCCGGTTCTGTTTTGATGCTCCTAGTGGACCTGAGCTCGCAGTCGGCCCCAGCAGCCACCAACCTGATGGGAAGGTCCAAGTCAGCTCTGGCGTCGGTCCAGTCGTCTTCTCCTTTACAGACGACTCGGT contains:
- the zbtb1 gene encoding zinc finger and BTB domain-containing protein 1 isoform X1, giving the protein MNLLLLLHEAEFRRAMARPSHSDHVLQQLNNQREWGFLCDCLIAIGDIYFRAHKAVLAACSSYFRMMFIRDQQGAGHLDLSNMQISAECFDLILQLMYLGRIVVGSYEFEELKASMAYLQMYYIPDSLEDLRDIRSSNLTPSSSASSSSSSSSTGLSGGKMMFGVRMYEQQRPAASEAEILTKAVNSSSGGGRPAGPAVPAAVSRPVVTEEVAAASLIVVPPASDSATEQPCDLRKRSGGRGSALKDRPRFGRTYTCDDCGFVFSCEKLLIEHILTCTNRKAFNPPRGNAEADSKGESSASESTEEHRVVCKGEDDWTDARADLDLPIRLVAAGADCELRSTRSIKTEPEVSVFPEIEMVRIGDHVTRDCGTGHKDVLREQMGVSRDSEPGVSGLESSSEPVEGHLSSSSDSGIPAKLRKVKDEKQDADCTPCELCGALLSEQDKSTHYLSNHMGHICACGRCGQVLIKGRQLQEHAERCGESHGGESDSHGEDEASLLGEAQGMEEGLLEASDLSCPHCGLLFQNESLALEHALSCHDQELFRPVMLTEGGEPDHRRKHFCSICGKGFYQRCHLREHYTVHTKEKQFTCQTCGKQFLRERQLRLHTDMHKGMARYVCPVCDQGTFLKHDHVRHMISHLSAGETICQVCFQIFPGGEQLEKHMDVHLYICGVCGEKFRLRKDMRSHYNSKHTKRL
- the zbtb1 gene encoding zinc finger and BTB domain-containing protein 1 isoform X2, which translates into the protein MARPSHSDHVLQQLNNQREWGFLCDCLIAIGDIYFRAHKAVLAACSSYFRMMFIRDQQGAGHLDLSNMQISAECFDLILQLMYLGRIVVGSYEFEELKASMAYLQMYYIPDSLEDLRDIRSSNLTPSSSASSSSSSSSTGLSGGKMMFGVRMYEQQRPAASEAEILTKAVNSSSGGGRPAGPAVPAAVSRPVVTEEVAAASLIVVPPASDSATEQPCDLRKRSGGRGSALKDRPRFGRTYTCDDCGFVFSCEKLLIEHILTCTNRKAFNPPRGNAEADSKGESSASESTEEHRVVCKGEDDWTDARADLDLPIRLVAAGADCELRSTRSIKTEPEVSVFPEIEMVRIGDHVTRDCGTGHKDVLREQMGVSRDSEPGVSGLESSSEPVEGHLSSSSDSGIPAKLRKVKDEKQDADCTPCELCGALLSEQDKSTHYLSNHMGHICACGRCGQVLIKGRQLQEHAERCGESHGGESDSHGEDEASLLGEAQGMEEGLLEASDLSCPHCGLLFQNESLALEHALSCHDQELFRPVMLTEGGEPDHRRKHFCSICGKGFYQRCHLREHYTVHTKEKQFTCQTCGKQFLRERQLRLHTDMHKGMARYVCPVCDQGTFLKHDHVRHMISHLSAGETICQVCFQIFPGGEQLEKHMDVHLYICGVCGEKFRLRKDMRSHYNSKHTKRL